A window from Candidatus Omnitrophota bacterium encodes these proteins:
- a CDS encoding metal-sensitive transcriptional regulator — MEQSTTHEGQLEFLKKIEGQVRGIQKMIEEKRYCVDIITQIHSIVGALHRVEDEIFKKHIDGCVVSALKGKSESEKQKKINEIVKLISRFRKAA, encoded by the coding sequence ATGGAACAGTCAACTACCCATGAAGGACAATTGGAATTTTTGAAAAAAATCGAAGGGCAGGTCCGCGGCATACAAAAGATGATTGAAGAAAAACGCTACTGTGTGGATATAATTACCCAGATTCATTCCATTGTCGGGGCGCTGCACAGAGTAGAAGATGAGATATTTAAGAAACATATTGACGGCTGTGTGGTGAGCGCCTTAAAGGGAAAATCAGAAAGCGAAAAGCAAAAGAAAATCAATGAAATCGTAAAACTTATTTCCAGGTTCAGGAAGGCGGCTTAG